A genomic window from Rhodococcus sp. KBS0724 includes:
- a CDS encoding helix-turn-helix domain-containing protein — MRTDDIQDAVDELAETLRRAVVICDPVVRLICASRHFGDADGQRVKAMLQRESGPEAARHVLEQDVGHWSRTGIIPAKPEIGMSARLCAPIRAGRHVLGYVLVIDAHGDLTPNDIELITALATRIATPLAADDSSAGNADRAREEATVLALSDDAQQRETGIRILGASAGPAHVNVVGISIPDDHDLRMKETVVHHIRAWRRNTGQSAEIGFENNLAYLVRTWPFVPSDNQVRAPIVDLVGILTSIAAPNDSVIAGIGELVANAHDAWKSRKTADIALCAARTHAHRRPVADWATLGADALLVQLTQRTESGYLEPASIRALRSADTSGTLTKTLRAFLDHGGSVPRAAAALHLHRTSLYYRLDRIRELTGLDLDDGENRLLLHLSLRLTLNANNSDINHPDTNPIGEDASTEV, encoded by the coding sequence TTGCGCACCGACGACATTCAAGACGCAGTTGACGAACTCGCCGAAACTCTCCGGCGAGCGGTGGTTATCTGCGACCCGGTAGTACGACTTATCTGTGCCAGTAGACATTTCGGGGACGCGGACGGTCAGCGAGTCAAGGCAATGCTGCAGCGCGAATCCGGCCCCGAAGCAGCGCGGCACGTACTCGAACAAGACGTCGGCCACTGGTCGAGAACCGGAATCATTCCGGCCAAGCCGGAAATCGGAATGTCCGCACGACTGTGTGCTCCGATCCGCGCCGGCCGGCACGTGTTGGGATATGTGCTTGTCATCGACGCACACGGCGACCTCACCCCCAACGACATCGAACTGATAACCGCACTCGCAACCCGTATCGCCACACCGCTCGCGGCAGACGATTCTTCAGCAGGCAACGCCGACCGCGCACGCGAAGAAGCGACAGTGCTTGCGTTGAGCGACGATGCGCAGCAGCGCGAGACAGGGATACGGATACTCGGTGCTTCGGCCGGACCCGCGCACGTCAACGTTGTGGGGATCTCGATCCCGGACGATCACGATTTGCGAATGAAGGAGACGGTCGTTCACCATATCCGCGCGTGGCGGCGCAACACCGGGCAATCTGCCGAAATCGGCTTCGAGAATAACCTTGCCTACCTCGTTCGGACCTGGCCGTTTGTGCCTTCCGACAACCAAGTCCGCGCACCGATCGTCGACCTCGTCGGAATCCTGACGTCGATCGCCGCACCGAACGACAGTGTCATCGCCGGGATCGGCGAGCTCGTCGCCAACGCACACGACGCCTGGAAATCTCGAAAGACCGCAGATATCGCATTATGCGCGGCGCGCACTCACGCTCATCGACGTCCCGTCGCAGACTGGGCGACGCTGGGAGCCGATGCCCTACTCGTGCAACTCACCCAGCGCACCGAATCCGGCTATCTCGAGCCTGCGTCGATCCGAGCGCTCCGCTCCGCCGACACCTCAGGGACGCTCACCAAGACACTGCGTGCCTTTCTCGATCACGGCGGGTCCGTGCCACGCGCTGCCGCGGCCCTCCACCTGCATCGCACATCGCTGTACTACCGCCTGGATCGGATACGCGAGCTAACCGGACTTGATCTCGACGACGGTGAGAATCGACTACTTCTCCACTTGAGTCTGCGACTGACGTTGAATGCGAACAACTCCGACATCAACCATCCCGACACCAACCCCATCGGCGAGGATGCCTCAACCGAGGTGTGA